Genomic DNA from Trichocoleus desertorum ATA4-8-CV12:
TGACAATTGCAGCCAGGAAAAGCAGGCTAAATTCTAGATAGGAATGACTTCCAGAAGTAGCTATGCGATACCAGGAGTCAGAGCATCTAGCAAATTCTGAATTCAAGCGTTGGTGCGGTGTGAGTCGTGGCGCTTTCCAGGAGATGGTTGAGCTGGTACGCCCTCACCTAAATCGGCAAGGCCACCGAGGGGGACAAGCAAAGCTGAGGGTCGAAGACCAGGTCTTAGTCGCCTTGGCCTACTGGAGAGAGTATCGCAGTCAGTTTCACATCGGTGTGAGTTGGGGGTTGCACGAAACTACAGTCGGGCGGACTGTGAGAAAAGTGGAAGACCTGCTGACGCCCCAAAAAAACTAGGGCGGCAAAACTAGCTGGAGAAATTTCTGCTCTAGAACCGCGAGGTAACGAGCCGGATCTTGCCGGAATCGACGTTGCTGAACGCGCTTGTGCTGATGCTGTTTTAGCTGAGCTCGCAACTGCTGCAATCCGCAGGATTAACTGTCGCTAATTCAGCCGCCGAATAGGAACGGCGCTGAGTCGCCACAGCAGCAACCAGCTGTACTGAACCCCGGGTGACGGCGGTGGCAGGAGCGACTTTACGTCCCGTACAGCGACGTTGGTGATGTCGCCACTGACCAAAGAGATGTACCAAGTCGTTGTTCGTTCTGGGTAAGCCCTCAACGTCATAGCAATGAAACAATCCCGGCCAATAACTGCGCGTCACCTTGAGAAACTGCTCTAGCGCCTGGGTCAGCACTCCGGCTTGAGCGATCCTGCCTGAGATTGCACCCAGCAATCCGCTCAAGCGACGACGTACTTGAGTACCCGGCAACTCAATTTCATTTTCAATTTGACGAGAGCTTGAGGAAGCCCCCTTTTGTTCGAGTTGTTCGAGACTTTGCTCAATTGCCTGAAGTCTTTGGTGCAATCGTAATCCCGCTGCATCCAACGGTGGACGACCATCATCGGTTAAAGCAGAGCGCACCGCTTGGCAGTATCCCTCTATCACCTCTGTTATGGCATCATCACCCTTTGTTAGAGAGCGTTCAATGGCTCGTACGCCCCGCACCCGTTTCTTGAGTTCCTTCTTGGCATGGCGATCTGCAGCATAAATCTCCCTCGCCGCTTCGCGCAGATACTGGAAATGGCACAGCCCATGAGCAACCTCAGGTAAAGCCATCGCTACCGCTTTACGAATCGATTGCTGCCCATCACTGACCACCCCGACAACGGGAACACTCAGACTTGCTTTCACCTGCTTGAATAAGCTGGCCAGGTCATCAGTGGTCGCTGACAGCAATGTCTGTGCCAGCAGAATCTCTCCACTCAGGCAATCGCGAATTACCCACAACACTTCATGCCCCATATCCGGTTGCAATCCATCAATGGCCAGAATCACTCGCTGCTGATGAGTGAGCCGAGCTTTCAAAGCCTCACATTTGCTTAACTTGAGGGCGAGCAATTCGTCATAGCGCTTTAACAGGTTACTGACGCTGCGTTCACTAATGCAGATATCTCGTTGTTGCAACTGTTGGTGGATTTGAGGCACGCTTCGATGGTTTTGGTAGCGCCAGGCTCCAATCAAGGCCATCACATCCAAGCCAAATTCTTGTTGGGGCAGCGCCCATTTGCCTTTAGCTTCGGGGCGATAGGGCTGATGGTAACGCTCACACTTTGGGTGAGGACAGCGACGGATTTGTAGTTGCAGTTGCACTACGCCTTGAAGGGTGCGGACTTGACGATAGTTGTCATAGGCATGCCACATGGAGCTACCACAGCTGGGGCACTTGCGACGGGCACACTTGAGCCCTTTCGCTTTCGTTGGTATTGGTTGGGGACTGTTTCGCGCCATACGTCTCGGCTCGTTGCACTCAGTTCATACCTTATCGGAATTTGTAGTTATTGCTCTAGTTGACTTTGCCGCCCTAGAAAAAAACAAAGACGCTACTACAGTGGCAAGCAGCGCTGCCACACGCTAAAAGCACAGTTGGTGGTGGAGTTTG
This window encodes:
- a CDS encoding transposase family protein, whose product is MVELVRPHLNRQGHRGGQAKLRVEDQVLVALAYWREYRSQFHIGVSWGLHETTVGRTVRKVEDLLTPQKN
- a CDS encoding ISNCY family transposase (programmed frameshift), with translation MWHAYDNYRQVRTLQGVVQLQLQIRRCPHPKCERYHQPYRPEAKGKWALPQQEFGLDVMALIGAWRYQNHRSVPQIHQQLQQRDICISERSVSNLLKRYDELLALKLSKCEALKARLTHQQRVILAIDGLQPDMGHEVLWVIRDCLSGEILLAQTLLSATTDDLASLFKQVKASLSVPVVGVVSDGQQSIRKAVAMALPEVAHGLCHFQYLREAAREIYAADRHAKKELKKRVRGVRAIERSLTKGDDAITEVIEGYCQAVRSALTDDGRPPLDAAGLRLHQRLQAIEQSLEQLEQKGASSSSRQIENEIELPGTQVRRRLSGLLGAISGRIAQAGVLTQALEQFLKVTRSYWPGLFHCYDVEGLPRTNNDLVHLFGQWRHHQRRCTGRKVAPATAVTRGSVQLVAAVATQRRSYSAAELATVSCGLQQLRAQLKQHQHKRVQQRRFRQDPARYLAVLEQKFLQLVLPP